In the Leptospira selangorensis genome, one interval contains:
- a CDS encoding alpha/beta fold hydrolase: MKKSKLLLLSLILSCCSSYEEMNMEEDKAFQKLKESEIFYQEYFIQNSKEDNPVHWISTGCKPDKDKILIFIHGSPGNWSNYLRYLKDPELLKIYCMFGLDRPGFGKSPGTIADVTGQAEKILGNLSKLSEIQKGKKSISILGHSYGGPVAARMASISPEKFQYLFLLAAAMDPETEEIKWYNKIADTWIAGWILPEEWTHSNSEMLPLKEQLKSLASEWKRIKAKTIVIQGEEDGLVDPKNPDFIQKSFSTETKTYLLPKEGHFLPWKNYELIQKLLIEFSK, from the coding sequence ATGAAAAAATCGAAACTTCTTCTCTTATCCTTAATTCTTTCCTGTTGCAGCAGTTACGAAGAAATGAATATGGAAGAAGATAAGGCCTTCCAAAAACTCAAAGAATCGGAAATATTCTACCAAGAATATTTTATCCAAAACAGTAAGGAAGACAATCCGGTCCATTGGATTAGTACCGGATGTAAACCTGACAAAGATAAGATCCTAATCTTCATCCACGGGTCTCCCGGCAATTGGTCAAATTATCTTAGATATTTAAAAGACCCGGAATTATTAAAAATTTATTGTATGTTTGGACTAGATAGGCCAGGTTTCGGAAAGTCTCCGGGGACAATCGCAGATGTAACCGGCCAAGCCGAAAAAATTTTGGGGAATCTATCCAAACTTTCTGAAATACAAAAAGGAAAAAAATCGATTTCTATATTAGGGCATTCTTATGGAGGTCCGGTCGCTGCAAGAATGGCTTCGATTTCTCCTGAAAAATTCCAATATCTGTTTTTATTGGCCGCCGCCATGGACCCGGAAACGGAAGAAATTAAATGGTATAATAAAATCGCGGATACATGGATCGCTGGTTGGATCTTACCTGAAGAATGGACCCATAGTAATTCGGAAATGTTACCCTTAAAGGAACAGTTGAAAAGTTTGGCCTCGGAATGGAAAAGGATCAAGGCGAAAACAATTGTGATCCAAGGAGAAGAGGACGGACTTGTAGATCCAAAAAATCCGGATTTTATTCAGAAAAGTTTCTCTACAGAAACAAAAACATATCTTCTACCGAAAGAAGGACATTTTTTACCTTGGAAAAACTATGAGCTAATTCAAAAATTATTAATAGAGTTCTCGAAATAA
- a CDS encoding winged helix DNA-binding domain-containing protein has product MNIALTRLKHLNVLSSPYSSPEKLVEDLVAIQGQDYAASKWAIGLRTPGSKEEDIESAFLDKKIIRSWPLRGTLHVVSAKDIYWLLDLLGPPTISKYAAHYKKIELDSKVLKKCYSILSKNLTNQNFLTRKEISSILEKSGIITNTTRLSHILQRAGLEGLICFGPRKDKDFTYTLIEEWIPKIKKVKKPKEEALYDITKKYFDTRAPATLADFVWWSGLNVKDAKAGIESFGSKLTNFQKEDQTYYIPKKMDLVEKDSDTLFLLPAFDEFLLAFTDRKDCMDPPPKRLLTPADDLFRPTLVINGWVSGIWQREFKKEDVILKVNPYKPLNANFKKKLKKVAKEYANFLGKNLILEV; this is encoded by the coding sequence GTGAATATCGCATTAACAAGATTGAAACATCTAAATGTTTTGAGTTCTCCATATTCTTCTCCTGAAAAGTTGGTCGAAGATTTGGTGGCTATCCAAGGCCAAGACTATGCTGCCTCTAAATGGGCCATCGGACTTAGGACTCCCGGTTCGAAGGAGGAAGATATAGAGTCTGCTTTTTTGGATAAAAAAATCATTCGATCTTGGCCTTTGAGAGGAACATTACATGTGGTTTCCGCTAAGGATATCTATTGGTTATTGGACTTATTGGGTCCTCCTACGATTTCCAAATATGCGGCTCATTATAAAAAAATAGAGTTAGATTCTAAAGTATTAAAAAAATGTTATTCTATTCTTTCTAAAAATCTTACGAACCAAAACTTTCTTACCAGAAAGGAAATATCCTCTATTTTGGAAAAATCTGGGATTATAACAAATACCACCAGATTATCTCATATTCTACAAAGAGCAGGTTTGGAAGGTCTGATCTGTTTCGGTCCAAGAAAAGATAAAGATTTTACTTACACATTGATCGAAGAATGGATCCCAAAGATCAAAAAGGTTAAGAAGCCGAAAGAAGAAGCACTATACGATATCACTAAAAAATATTTCGATACTAGGGCTCCGGCTACCTTGGCGGATTTTGTATGGTGGTCCGGATTGAATGTAAAGGATGCGAAAGCGGGTATAGAAAGTTTTGGTTCTAAATTGACCAATTTTCAAAAGGAAGATCAGACTTATTATATTCCCAAAAAGATGGATCTAGTAGAAAAGGACTCCGATACATTATTCCTTCTCCCTGCATTTGACGAGTTCTTATTGGCGTTTACTGATCGTAAAGATTGTATGGATCCTCCTCCTAAAAGACTTTTGACTCCGGCAGATGATCTTTTTAGACCTACACTGGTTATTAATGGCTGGGTAAGTGGGATTTGGCAGAGAGAATTTAAAAAGGAAGATGTTATTCTTAAAGTAAATCCTTATAAACCCTTAAATGCGAATTTTAAAAAGAAACTGAAGAAGGTTGCGAAAGAATACGCGAATTTTCTCGGAAAAAACCTGATCTTAGAGGTTTGA
- a CDS encoding DNA alkylation repair protein has protein sequence MAEALKNFYDDEVLLEIGTLLSTILSHKKPKDWVQEIKRNDWKKLELKQRIKRIAEVLSDSLPKPFPKAVSSLLKISKVLEEKFPGTQRFYIIFLGDVVEISGIDYPEESLHCMEKITQIISCEFSIREFLIRYPDITWKKMLEWSKHSHPGTRRLASEGSRPRLPWGKGIPGLKQDPKKTLSILENLKNDPDEVVRRSVANHLNDISKDHPDLVISIAKKWKGKSENTDLLLKHALRGLLKQGNSDTLSIFGFPKNKSAKISKLELLPKIVEIGKHLVYKFEMKSEAKDPTLYRLESKIHYLKPSGKFSVKVFQIEEREFFPNETKVYERKQSFQQMTTRTHFPGIHKLEIIVNGETKTKAEFKVSNPKTRK, from the coding sequence ATGGCAGAAGCTCTTAAGAACTTTTATGATGACGAGGTTCTACTAGAGATAGGAACCCTACTCTCCACAATATTATCTCATAAAAAGCCGAAAGATTGGGTCCAAGAGATCAAACGAAACGATTGGAAGAAGTTAGAACTCAAACAAAGGATCAAAAGAATTGCAGAAGTATTATCAGACTCTCTTCCTAAACCGTTTCCGAAAGCGGTCTCATCTTTATTAAAAATTTCGAAAGTTCTTGAGGAAAAATTCCCGGGAACCCAAAGGTTTTATATCATCTTCTTAGGAGATGTTGTAGAAATCTCAGGGATCGATTATCCGGAAGAATCCTTACATTGTATGGAGAAGATCACTCAAATCATCTCTTGTGAATTTTCCATAAGAGAGTTTTTGATCCGATATCCGGATATTACTTGGAAAAAAATGTTAGAATGGTCCAAACATTCTCATCCGGGAACAAGAAGATTAGCGAGTGAAGGTTCTCGTCCTAGATTACCATGGGGAAAAGGAATCCCAGGATTAAAACAAGATCCCAAAAAAACTCTCTCCATTTTGGAAAATTTGAAAAACGATCCCGATGAAGTAGTTCGCAGAAGTGTTGCCAATCATTTAAATGATATTTCTAAAGATCATCCTGACTTAGTCATATCTATCGCGAAAAAATGGAAAGGTAAATCCGAAAATACGGACCTTCTACTAAAACATGCGCTCAGAGGTTTATTAAAACAAGGCAACTCCGATACTCTCTCTATCTTCGGATTTCCAAAAAATAAATCCGCTAAAATTTCAAAATTGGAACTCCTACCTAAAATCGTAGAAATTGGAAAACATCTGGTCTATAAGTTCGAAATGAAATCGGAAGCGAAAGATCCGACTCTCTATAGATTAGAGTCTAAGATCCATTATCTAAAACCTTCCGGAAAATTTTCCGTAAAAGTATTTCAAATAGAAGAAAGAGAATTTTTTCCGAACGAAACAAAAGTTTATGAAAGAAAACAATCTTTTCAACAAATGACAACCAGGACACATTTCCCCGGAATCCATAAACTGGAAATTATAGTGAACGGAGAAACAAAAACAAAAGCGGAATTTAAAGTTTCAAATCCTAAAACCAGAAAATAA
- a CDS encoding DMT family transporter, translating into MNLLLPIIFALLSGLAMSIQPGINSILGKNIESPWLASTISFFVGTIALGIITFALGEMKSTAFIVQTIKEQPWWIWIGGFLGAIVVTSSLVFAPKIGATSWIALFLLGQVITSILLEKWGILGFPEKPISIQKMIGLGLLILSAWLVKKG; encoded by the coding sequence ATGAATCTACTATTACCTATAATCTTCGCCCTTCTTTCGGGACTCGCTATGTCCATACAACCGGGTATCAATTCCATATTAGGAAAAAATATAGAAAGCCCATGGCTTGCCTCCACGATTTCTTTTTTTGTTGGAACCATCGCCTTAGGGATCATAACGTTCGCCTTGGGAGAAATGAAATCCACTGCATTCATAGTACAAACAATCAAGGAGCAACCTTGGTGGATCTGGATCGGAGGGTTTTTAGGAGCAATCGTAGTCACCTCTTCTTTAGTTTTTGCTCCTAAGATAGGAGCCACAAGTTGGATCGCTTTATTCTTATTAGGCCAAGTTATAACTTCTATCTTATTAGAAAAATGGGGAATATTAGGATTTCCTGAAAAACCGATTTCAATTCAAAAGATGATCGGATTAGGATTGTTGATTTTAAGCGCTTGGCTGGTCAAAAAAGGTTGA
- a CDS encoding ABC-F family ATP-binding cassette domain-containing protein, with the protein MIKISNLHKSYTSNLLFDDLNLSLNRGEKLGLVGRNGHGKSTLFQMILGNVEPDSGSITVPKGYKIGHLQQHLKFTKPTVLEECALGLPEGEEYETWQVEKVLSGLGFSEADLERSPEEFSGGYQIRMNLAKLLVSGPDLLMLDEPNNYLDIVTIRWLEEFLREWEGEIILVTHDRSFMDSVVTHTAAIHRTKAIKVQGDTDKLYNQINQAEEIYERTRLNEAKKRKQEEIFIARFKAKASFASRAQSRVKKLEKQGEMKALEEIESLELYFNSAPFAASQMLSAENISFSYSGKEPFLISDFSLSVGKRDRICIIGKNGKGKSTLLKLLAGELQPSSGRIQKHPALKEGYFGQTNKLNLNENATVTEEIMSADKSCTEWLARTIAGGLMFSDDMSLKKIKVLSGGEKSRVMLGKILVTPCHLLFLDEPTNHLDMQSCDALIEAIDEFDGSLIMVTHNEMHLRAVATKLIVFDNDTIRIFDGSYEDFLKDVGWSDEDY; encoded by the coding sequence ATGATCAAAATTTCTAATCTTCATAAATCTTATACTTCTAATTTGTTATTCGATGATCTGAACCTGAGTTTGAATCGGGGCGAAAAGTTAGGCCTTGTGGGACGTAACGGCCACGGGAAGTCTACTTTGTTCCAAATGATTTTGGGGAATGTGGAACCGGACTCCGGTTCTATCACTGTGCCGAAGGGTTATAAGATCGGGCATTTACAACAGCACTTGAAATTCACTAAGCCTACTGTGTTGGAAGAATGTGCGCTTGGTCTTCCTGAGGGTGAAGAATACGAAACTTGGCAGGTTGAAAAAGTTTTGTCCGGTTTGGGTTTTTCGGAAGCGGATCTGGAAAGAAGCCCGGAAGAGTTTTCGGGTGGTTATCAAATCCGAATGAATTTAGCGAAACTTTTAGTGTCCGGTCCCGACTTACTCATGTTAGACGAGCCGAACAACTATTTAGATATCGTTACTATTCGTTGGCTTGAGGAATTCCTGCGCGAGTGGGAAGGTGAGATCATTTTGGTCACTCACGATAGAAGTTTTATGGATAGTGTTGTGACCCATACTGCGGCGATCCATCGTACGAAGGCGATCAAGGTCCAAGGTGATACTGACAAACTTTATAATCAGATCAATCAGGCTGAAGAAATTTATGAAAGAACTCGTTTGAACGAGGCGAAAAAAAGAAAACAAGAAGAGATCTTTATCGCACGTTTTAAAGCGAAGGCGAGTTTCGCGAGTCGCGCTCAATCCAGGGTGAAAAAACTAGAGAAACAAGGCGAGATGAAGGCTTTGGAAGAAATCGAAAGTCTAGAATTATATTTTAACTCTGCTCCTTTCGCTGCGAGCCAAATGTTGTCTGCGGAAAATATTTCGTTTTCTTATTCCGGTAAGGAACCTTTTTTGATTTCAGATTTTTCTCTGAGCGTTGGTAAGAGAGATCGGATTTGTATCATCGGTAAAAACGGTAAGGGTAAATCCACTCTTCTAAAACTTCTTGCTGGGGAACTCCAACCAAGTTCCGGAAGGATCCAAAAACATCCTGCCTTGAAAGAAGGTTATTTCGGTCAGACGAATAAATTGAATCTGAATGAGAATGCGACCGTCACTGAAGAAATTATGAGTGCGGATAAGTCTTGCACCGAATGGCTCGCGAGAACTATCGCAGGCGGATTGATGTTCTCCGACGATATGTCTTTGAAAAAAATCAAAGTTCTTTCGGGTGGTGAGAAGAGTAGGGTGATGCTTGGGAAAATTTTGGTCACTCCTTGCCATCTCCTCTTCTTGGATGAGCCTACCAACCACTTGGATATGCAATCATGCGACGCGTTGATAGAAGCCATCGATGAGTTCGATGGTTCTCTTATTATGGTGACCCACAACGAAATGCATCTTAGGGCTGTCGCAACCAAGTTGATCGTTTTTGACAACGACACGATTCGGATTTTTGACGGTTCTTACGAAGACTTCCTCAAAGATGTTGGTTGGTCCGACGAAGATTATTAG
- a CDS encoding GFA family protein produces MSLKKYSGSCHCGAVRYEADLDLSAGTGRCNCSFCRKVRNWSIIVKPESFRLLSGEDSLNFYEFNTKSSKHHFCKNCGVRTFSKGYIEEIGGAFISVAISTLDNADLNELIEAPLWYADGLNNNWHNQPAEIRHL; encoded by the coding sequence ATGAGCCTTAAAAAATATTCCGGAAGTTGTCATTGTGGTGCAGTTCGTTACGAAGCGGATTTGGATTTGAGCGCTGGCACAGGTAGATGTAACTGTTCCTTCTGCAGAAAGGTCCGAAATTGGTCCATCATCGTTAAGCCTGAATCTTTTCGTTTATTAAGCGGAGAAGATAGTCTTAACTTTTACGAATTTAATACGAAAAGTAGTAAACACCATTTTTGCAAAAATTGTGGAGTAAGAACTTTCTCAAAAGGATATATCGAAGAAATCGGCGGTGCATTCATAAGTGTTGCTATTTCTACTTTAGATAATGCGGATCTGAATGAACTAATCGAAGCTCCTTTATGGTATGCGGATGGTTTGAATAATAATTGGCATAACCAACCTGCGGAGATCAGACATTTATAA
- a CDS encoding TetR/AcrR family transcriptional regulator: MAKKVRKIRTGRPPKEVSDGIFDKILDIALGLFTTQGFTATSIEQLALTCGSGKHTIYRRFESKTDLFLAVMEFQKRKFFDLLVRIECKKENPLETLKESCRRLLELIVSDEIVDFYRMTISEVEHIPKIASNLQCERNPSFLRILDLVISSQKSKDLSQMDPNFLTTQLLQVMTGYPLSEVLLGSKEFSSHSKRSKYFEKAWILFIKGAGNTKRKKVRKRPI; encoded by the coding sequence ATGGCGAAGAAGGTCCGCAAGATCAGAACGGGGCGCCCTCCCAAAGAAGTGTCAGACGGCATATTCGATAAGATATTGGATATTGCCCTAGGGCTTTTTACTACCCAGGGATTTACTGCTACTTCTATCGAGCAGTTAGCTCTAACATGCGGTTCCGGCAAACATACCATTTACAGGCGATTTGAATCCAAAACGGATCTATTCTTAGCCGTGATGGAATTCCAAAAACGGAAATTTTTCGACTTACTCGTTCGTATAGAATGTAAAAAAGAAAATCCTCTCGAAACTTTAAAGGAATCTTGTAGAAGATTGTTGGAGTTAATCGTTTCTGATGAGATTGTGGATTTTTACAGAATGACTATTTCGGAAGTGGAACATATTCCTAAGATCGCATCTAACTTACAATGCGAGAGAAATCCTTCGTTTTTAAGGATCTTGGATCTTGTAATTTCCTCACAAAAATCTAAGGACTTAAGCCAGATGGATCCGAACTTTCTGACTACTCAGTTGCTCCAGGTTATGACCGGTTACCCTTTGAGCGAAGTTCTTTTAGGAAGTAAAGAATTTAGTTCTCATTCTAAACGTTCCAAATATTTCGAGAAGGCTTGGATCCTATTTATAAAGGGAGCAGGCAACACCAAAAGGAAGAAGGTTCGTAAGAGGCCGATTTAA
- a CDS encoding NmrA/HSCARG family protein, whose translation MNPKDKIILVLGATGQQGGETAKYLLKNHWKVRAFTRSPSSENSLKLKDIGAEIFQGDMEDPSSLDSAMQGVYGVFNVQPPEWEPNESTDTNEIKVGISVSDSAKKAKVSHLVYSSVIGAERQSSFRTHKWEVEKYIHSLGLPFTILRPTGFMENLIHSRSGIPGGLLYETVFPDSRIHMISVEDIGAFAGLAFENPEKYSGRTIDLVGDSLTPLQIVDILSMFLDRRIEYMRIPLETVYSHNKILGRLSEWINGEGYPKVDLDSLRKEYPDLLDFPKWLEKTGKAKIEEASIRS comes from the coding sequence ATGAATCCGAAAGATAAAATCATATTGGTGTTAGGAGCTACCGGGCAACAAGGAGGAGAAACTGCAAAGTATCTGCTTAAAAATCATTGGAAGGTAAGAGCTTTTACTAGAAGCCCTTCATCCGAAAACTCATTGAAGCTCAAGGATATTGGAGCTGAAATTTTTCAAGGTGATATGGAAGATCCTTCTTCTTTGGACTCTGCTATGCAGGGAGTATATGGGGTATTTAATGTTCAACCACCCGAATGGGAACCGAATGAGTCTACTGATACGAACGAAATTAAAGTAGGAATATCGGTTTCCGATTCTGCAAAAAAGGCGAAAGTTTCGCATCTAGTTTATTCTTCCGTAATTGGAGCGGAAAGACAATCCAGCTTTAGGACCCATAAATGGGAGGTAGAAAAATATATACATAGCTTAGGTTTACCTTTCACGATCCTAAGGCCTACCGGTTTTATGGAAAACTTGATCCATTCTCGCTCCGGTATACCGGGCGGACTTTTATACGAAACGGTTTTTCCGGATAGTCGGATTCATATGATCTCGGTGGAAGATATAGGAGCCTTTGCAGGTTTAGCCTTCGAAAATCCGGAAAAATATTCAGGAAGGACAATCGATCTTGTTGGTGATAGTTTAACTCCATTACAAATTGTAGATATACTTTCCATGTTTTTGGACAGGAGAATAGAATATATGAGGATCCCTCTCGAAACTGTTTATTCTCATAATAAAATTCTGGGTCGATTGTCCGAATGGATCAATGGAGAAGGTTATCCAAAAGTGGATCTGGATTCACTTCGAAAGGAATATCCTGACCTTCTGGATTTTCCGAAATGGTTGGAAAAAACCGGAAAGGCAAAAATAGAAGAGGCTTCTATCAGGTCTTAA
- a CDS encoding metal-dependent hydrolase — translation MGQATSIRVQPKIRKPKFPLEDIAKERGFGKNIPFFTAFLSSLSVLFPEGERFFIRSVKAFSEVVDPSLKKEIIGFAGQEAVHGNVHDKMNERFVEIGLDFRSHEKMFCWLFFDILEKNILKLFPVWGKRLALSITAAAEHFTATLGRFLLSLPEKRVAWIDPISWKVIEWHALEELEHKAVAYDVYRASGGGYFTRILGMTIAVQLLGLLAIVGTIRALFYFGIPNPAQIVRDIRFFFGIPGFAWAVIFYILEYYIPGFHPNDQDDHKLLEKFEKVMTAHGY, via the coding sequence ATGGGCCAAGCGACTTCTATAAGAGTCCAACCGAAAATACGTAAACCGAAATTCCCTTTGGAAGATATCGCTAAGGAAAGAGGTTTCGGCAAAAACATCCCATTCTTTACGGCATTTCTTTCCAGCTTAAGCGTATTATTTCCGGAAGGAGAACGTTTCTTTATTCGTTCAGTCAAAGCATTCAGCGAAGTTGTCGATCCTTCTTTAAAAAAGGAAATAATAGGATTCGCAGGACAAGAAGCAGTCCACGGAAATGTTCATGATAAAATGAACGAAAGATTCGTAGAGATCGGATTAGATTTCCGCAGTCATGAAAAAATGTTCTGCTGGTTATTCTTTGATATTTTAGAAAAAAATATTCTAAAACTTTTTCCAGTTTGGGGTAAAAGACTAGCACTCTCAATCACTGCAGCCGCAGAACATTTCACTGCAACTCTCGGAAGATTTTTACTTTCTCTCCCTGAAAAACGTGTAGCTTGGATCGACCCTATCAGCTGGAAAGTAATCGAATGGCATGCGTTGGAAGAATTAGAACATAAGGCTGTAGCGTATGATGTGTATCGTGCTTCCGGTGGCGGGTATTTTACTCGGATCCTTGGAATGACTATCGCAGTTCAACTACTCGGCCTTTTGGCAATCGTAGGAACAATTAGAGCCTTATTCTATTTTGGTATTCCAAATCCTGCTCAAATCGTTCGAGACATTCGTTTCTTCTTTGGTATTCCAGGTTTTGCTTGGGCAGTGATCTTCTATATTTTAGAATAT